From Deltaproteobacteria bacterium, one genomic window encodes:
- a CDS encoding TauD/TfdA family dioxygenase, translating to MLNIVREPAVLNQPVVDPAAWTAEDLDADQSWIHPLTESEIADLDAAVARVEERGLDVLDITRDDFVLSTLGDRLDEIADDVVNGRGIGLIRGVPVERYSRMQAAIAFWGIGLFLGYPVSQNSKGHLLGHVADLGGTLKNPKHRGYQTHDMLPFHSDACDVVVLMCLHPAKSGGSSRFTSTLNVYNEMLKRRPELVAELAAPIYRDRREEVPEGKDPWWQLPIFNFYEDYLTVSAGGTYIRSAQRFEQLPRHTKELKEALDLFAKLNNELSYDMEFLQGDVQILHNHVTCHSRTEFEDYPELERRRNLLRLWLGTPGGRPLPPAYDDRFAHLKPGERPAGGVVVPGTVYSAPLYPE from the coding sequence ATGCTGAACATAGTCAGAGAACCGGCCGTGCTGAATCAGCCCGTGGTGGACCCTGCGGCCTGGACCGCGGAGGACCTGGACGCCGACCAGAGCTGGATCCACCCGCTGACCGAGAGCGAGATCGCGGATCTGGACGCGGCCGTCGCTCGGGTGGAGGAGCGCGGGCTGGACGTCCTGGACATCACCCGGGACGACTTCGTGCTTTCGACCCTGGGGGACCGGCTCGATGAGATCGCCGACGACGTGGTCAACGGCCGCGGCATCGGGCTCATACGGGGCGTGCCGGTGGAGCGCTACAGCCGCATGCAGGCCGCCATCGCCTTCTGGGGCATCGGCCTCTTCCTCGGCTATCCCGTGTCCCAGAACTCCAAGGGGCACCTGCTGGGCCACGTGGCCGACCTCGGCGGCACCCTCAAGAACCCGAAGCACCGCGGCTACCAGACCCACGACATGCTGCCCTTTCACTCCGACGCCTGCGACGTGGTCGTGCTGATGTGCCTGCACCCGGCCAAGTCCGGCGGCAGCAGCCGCTTCACGAGCACCCTCAACGTCTACAACGAGATGCTGAAACGCCGGCCCGAGTTGGTGGCGGAGCTGGCCGCCCCCATCTACCGCGACCGGCGCGAAGAGGTTCCCGAGGGCAAGGACCCGTGGTGGCAGCTCCCGATCTTCAACTTCTACGAAGACTACCTGACGGTGAGCGCGGGCGGCACCTACATACGCTCCGCCCAGCGGTTCGAGCAGTTGCCGCGCCACACCAAGGAACTCAAGGAGGCCCTGGACCTCTTCGCCAAGCTGAACAACGAGCTGTCGTACGACATGGAGTTCCTGCAAGGGGACGTGCAGATCCTGCACAACCACGTCACCTGCCATTCGCGCACGGAGTTCGAGGACTATCCCGAGCTGGAACGCCGGCGCAACCTGCTGCGCCTCTGGCTCGGCACCCCCGGCGGACGGCCGCTGCCGCCGGCGTACGACGACCGCTTCGCCCACCTCAAGCCCGGCGAACGCCCTGCGGGCGGCGTCGTGGTGCCGGGTACGGTGTACAGCGCGCCGTTGTATCCGGAGTAA